A genomic stretch from Natronogracilivirga saccharolytica includes:
- a CDS encoding FecR family protein: MSRKKPDTSIFEKFRDADREHVARIWEVSGRNRPERVTRPGNASEYPDAEREWRRLQKRIRSDASLKKTGAVGRAGRPDKKRPTGTLVSLYSAVAAVAALLLAGFFYWYLFVPVTVEAPRGSFTSWQWEEGVQVELNSGSSISWYRRPWNGHRELNLHGEAYFEVQPDEKSFTVTTHNASIAVTGTRFNVRAWDSGPQMRTELTLIDGEVSLASLMQPAEAVQLEPGHSSVVDSEADAPHKPEPADTSRALAWRDKGFYFSGLSLSEVAGELERRYNTEIEIEDEALSERRLTLYLPSPDDLESIVTSICHVTDCRYSWSDDGIRLY, encoded by the coding sequence ATGAGCAGGAAGAAGCCGGATACAAGTATTTTTGAGAAGTTCCGTGATGCGGATCGTGAGCATGTTGCGCGCATCTGGGAGGTGTCCGGCCGGAACAGACCCGAACGTGTAACACGTCCCGGCAATGCGTCCGAATACCCCGATGCAGAGAGAGAGTGGCGCCGGCTGCAGAAACGAATTCGCTCCGATGCTTCTCTAAAGAAAACCGGAGCTGTCGGACGGGCCGGCAGGCCGGACAAGAAAAGGCCGACGGGGACGCTCGTATCGCTTTACTCCGCCGTCGCAGCAGTGGCGGCACTGCTGCTGGCAGGATTCTTCTACTGGTACCTTTTTGTGCCGGTTACCGTCGAGGCGCCTCGCGGCAGCTTTACAAGCTGGCAGTGGGAAGAGGGAGTGCAGGTGGAACTCAACAGCGGATCTTCGATCAGCTGGTATCGCAGGCCATGGAACGGCCATCGTGAGCTGAATCTGCACGGAGAGGCCTATTTCGAGGTTCAGCCGGATGAAAAAAGTTTTACCGTCACCACGCACAACGCCAGTATCGCCGTCACAGGCACCCGGTTCAATGTCCGCGCATGGGATTCCGGTCCGCAAATGCGCACCGAACTGACGCTCATCGACGGTGAGGTCAGCCTGGCTTCACTGATGCAGCCTGCAGAGGCGGTGCAGCTCGAGCCCGGACACTCGAGCGTGGTGGACAGCGAGGCGGATGCGCCGCACAAGCCCGAGCCGGCAGACACCAGCCGTGCGCTGGCCTGGCGTGACAAGGGTTTCTACTTCTCCGGACTGTCCCTGAGCGAAGTGGCCGGCGAACTGGAGCGGCGCTACAATACGGAAATCGAGATAGAAGACGAAGCGCTGTCGGAGCGCCGTCTGACGCTTTATCTGCCGTCACCCGACGATCTTGAGTCGATTGTCACCTCCATCTGCCATGTTACCGACTGCCGCTACAGTTGGTCGGATGACGGGATTCGGTTATATTGA
- a CDS encoding RNA polymerase sigma factor, with product MTASTQYHEWALRLRNSDESAFREIFTDSYDQLIRYADSIVRDPDAAADILQDVYAHLWEIRDRVDENRSLKALLYRMTRNRGINYLRMHRSVRLDELGPADVPAEELIPAGEDDAGSESGELMKKITEWIESLPVRQREAFELSRFEGLDHHEIAKVMDCAPRTVNNHIVSALGTLRDRLKEWEKKD from the coding sequence ATGACCGCATCTACGCAGTATCACGAATGGGCCCTAAGACTGCGCAATTCTGATGAATCGGCGTTTCGTGAGATTTTTACAGATTCCTATGACCAGCTGATCCGTTATGCGGACAGCATTGTCAGGGATCCGGATGCAGCGGCCGATATTCTTCAGGATGTTTACGCCCATTTGTGGGAAATCCGTGACCGGGTCGATGAAAACCGCTCGCTCAAGGCGCTGCTCTACCGGATGACCCGCAACCGTGGCATCAACTATCTTCGCATGCATCGGTCGGTGCGGCTCGATGAACTGGGTCCGGCCGATGTTCCGGCTGAGGAGCTGATCCCGGCCGGTGAGGATGACGCCGGCAGTGAATCCGGCGAACTCATGAAAAAAATCACCGAATGGATTGAATCGCTGCCGGTGCGGCAGCGTGAAGCGTTCGAGCTCAGCCGGTTCGAAGGACTTGACCACCATGAAATCGCAAAAGTGATGGATTGTGCCCCGCGAACCGTAAACAATCACATTGTCAGCGCCCTGGGTACTCTGCGCGACCGGCTGAAGGAGTGGGAAAAGAAAGATTAA
- a CDS encoding Maf family protein, with the protein MPHKIILASASPRRSTLLRQIGIRFEVIPAETDEHIRPGYHPSETVEQLALEKAGDVARRHSGALVIGADTVVVLDNEILGKPANPEEAASMLRTLSGRTHQVYTGVALVLAGQDANDGSPAASAPEHPHSVTFHERTDVTFGGLSDDEIRAYISTGSPMDKAGSYGIQDDLGALFVRKIDGDYYNVVGFPLYRFHREVNKLAPGIVNPFERHQRKNLLRNT; encoded by the coding sequence ATGCCGCACAAGATCATTCTGGCCTCCGCCAGTCCGCGCCGCAGTACCCTGCTCCGGCAAATCGGAATCCGTTTCGAGGTCATTCCTGCCGAAACGGACGAGCATATCCGGCCGGGTTACCACCCCTCCGAAACCGTTGAGCAGCTGGCCCTGGAAAAGGCCGGGGATGTTGCGCGCCGGCATTCCGGCGCCCTGGTCATCGGTGCGGATACTGTCGTGGTGCTGGACAATGAGATTCTGGGCAAACCCGCAAATCCGGAAGAGGCGGCATCCATGCTGCGCACGCTGAGCGGACGAACCCATCAGGTCTACACCGGTGTGGCGCTTGTGCTTGCCGGGCAGGATGCAAACGATGGTTCACCCGCAGCATCCGCCCCGGAACATCCGCATTCGGTCACATTCCATGAGCGGACCGATGTCACCTTCGGCGGGCTCTCCGATGACGAGATCCGGGCCTACATCAGCACCGGCAGTCCGATGGACAAAGCCGGTTCCTACGGCATCCAGGATGACCTCGGTGCCCTGTTTGTCCGCAAAATCGACGGCGATTATTACAATGTGGTCGGATTTCCGCTCTACCGTTTTCACCGCGAGGTCAATAAGCTGGCACCCGGCATCGTTAATCCTTTCGAACGGCACCAACGGAAAAATCTGTTACGAAACACATGA
- a CDS encoding tetratricopeptide repeat protein — MNTSRIRLITGMMLALLVLLPPLLPDETAAAQSRNDFNLGNQLLRDGEFEEAYEVFRKLMEENPRSFAVYDRAVSALINLKRYEDAIAITEDRLENFATDVNTMVRLGEIYHIRGDKDEARDIWYNVLDRHSDNNNAFRRIAETMNDHRQYREAIEVYKKAREQFNDPGMFGFDIADNYLAVNEFESAIEEYLDILADDERQKNRIQRQLLNYDEQQLYDTAIMLVEERLDQLQAGSSRDLAYRDFLVWLNMERGFYRRALAAARTLERYSDNERHAVFRVGRQLRSHDEFELAADAFSYYQDLERHPLKARSLEELSRAYQDWAAHLIDNNLDFGGGADSLYRKAFQSVERLTEQFPQYDRRMQTLVIQSELALDHLKEPELARSYFDKMENAVNDTSDEAQMHYIEGRLLLYEGDFQMARVSLTRSNRISGSGDTAEKSRYYLGLGDFYNGEFSYSRMQLRSLERENHSYFANNALQLRYLIQNAHDEDGENRSLKRYAKARYLYDTGRYNESAELLAPMLEEAAEHPLQNESSLLLARSLRQIHPEIAFRVIDRHMRRPSVARNAGERMLWERARLAELVFVMQQRATGDESGFEWQAPAGLLDTSMFSGEQLSGALSGETSLLTLAGVVDYYEELLIRYPDGYYSDLTRDRIRKLERREHREL, encoded by the coding sequence ATGAATACTTCGCGGATACGCCTGATAACCGGCATGATGCTTGCCCTGCTTGTACTGTTGCCCCCGTTGCTGCCTGACGAAACCGCTGCGGCCCAGTCGCGAAATGACTTCAATCTGGGCAACCAGCTGCTCCGCGACGGTGAATTCGAAGAAGCATACGAAGTGTTCCGGAAACTGATGGAGGAGAATCCCCGCTCCTTTGCCGTTTACGACCGCGCGGTTTCGGCCCTGATCAACCTCAAGCGCTACGAAGACGCCATCGCGATTACCGAAGATCGGCTCGAAAATTTTGCCACGGATGTCAACACCATGGTCCGGCTGGGAGAAATTTATCACATCCGGGGCGATAAAGATGAAGCCCGCGACATCTGGTACAATGTGCTTGACCGGCACTCCGACAACAACAATGCCTTCCGCAGGATTGCCGAAACGATGAACGACCACCGCCAGTACCGCGAGGCAATCGAGGTGTACAAAAAAGCCAGGGAGCAGTTCAACGACCCCGGCATGTTCGGTTTCGACATCGCGGACAACTACTTGGCGGTCAATGAATTTGAAAGCGCCATCGAAGAATATCTCGACATCCTCGCCGACGATGAGCGTCAGAAGAACCGAATCCAGCGCCAGCTGCTCAACTATGATGAACAGCAGCTCTACGATACGGCCATCATGCTTGTTGAGGAGCGGCTTGACCAGCTTCAGGCCGGCAGCAGCCGCGACCTTGCCTACCGCGATTTTCTGGTCTGGCTGAACATGGAGCGCGGGTTTTACCGCCGTGCCCTGGCCGCGGCGCGCACGCTTGAGCGATACAGCGACAACGAGCGCCATGCCGTGTTCCGGGTTGGCCGGCAGCTTCGCAGTCATGACGAGTTTGAGCTGGCCGCAGATGCATTTTCCTACTATCAGGACCTTGAACGCCATCCGCTTAAAGCGCGCAGTCTCGAAGAACTGTCGCGGGCCTATCAGGACTGGGCTGCCCATCTGATAGACAACAATCTGGATTTCGGCGGCGGAGCCGATTCCCTGTACCGGAAAGCATTCCAGTCCGTCGAACGGCTCACCGAGCAGTTTCCGCAATATGACCGCCGGATGCAGACCCTGGTGATTCAGTCCGAGCTGGCCCTGGACCATCTCAAGGAGCCCGAACTCGCACGCTCCTACTTCGACAAGATGGAAAACGCGGTCAACGACACATCCGATGAGGCTCAAATGCACTACATCGAAGGCCGCCTGCTGCTCTATGAAGGTGATTTCCAGATGGCACGCGTCTCGCTGACCCGAAGCAACCGCATCTCGGGCAGCGGCGATACTGCCGAGAAAAGCCGCTACTATCTGGGCCTGGGCGACTTTTACAACGGCGAATTTTCCTATTCGCGGATGCAGCTTCGATCCCTGGAGCGCGAGAACCACTCCTACTTTGCCAACAATGCGCTGCAGCTGCGTTATCTGATCCAGAATGCGCACGATGAGGACGGAGAAAACCGAAGCCTGAAGCGCTATGCCAAAGCGCGTTACCTGTACGACACCGGGCGGTACAACGAATCAGCCGAACTGCTGGCTCCCATGCTGGAAGAGGCCGCCGAACATCCGTTGCAAAACGAGTCATCACTGCTTCTTGCCCGCTCGCTGCGCCAGATCCATCCCGAAATTGCCTTCCGGGTGATCGACCGGCACATGCGTCGTCCATCGGTTGCGCGGAATGCGGGTGAGCGGATGCTCTGGGAGCGCGCCCGGCTGGCCGAACTGGTGTTCGTGATGCAGCAGCGCGCAACTGGGGATGAATCGGGCTTCGAATGGCAGGCACCGGCCGGCTTGCTCGACACCTCCATGTTTTCCGGCGAACAGCTCAGCGGGGCGCTTTCCGGTGAAACATCCCTGCTCACCCTTGCCGGGGTTGTCGATTACTACGAAGAGCTGCTGATCAGATATCCGGACGGATATTACTCCGACCTCACCCGTGACCGGATCAGAAAACTGGAACGTCGTGAACATCGTGAACTTTAA
- a CDS encoding asparagine synthetase B, which yields MTPKKITGMIPFVLLLAMALTAAVPALSPQAESRAQSGYVLIPMDDGQRNHLKAYGIMFQHLEDGHTGKWLLNYRGGSFLTPRTEEIVRRSRVRGVSVEEISSARAEQIIEEVERPNVNMAVMELEKAPKIAVYTPDHALPWDDAVTLALTYAEVPYETIYNEEVLAGELDEYDWLHLHHEDFTGQHGKFWAAYRNEPWYIRQVRDLEEMAADLGYDKVPDMKKSVVWTIREYIEQGGFLFAMCSGTDTFDIALAAMEVDIVPTELDGDPADPDANERLDFSNTLAFKDFEVTLDPAEYRHGNIDILDVQQRMAEVDEEMDYFTLFNFSAKWDPVPSMLTQNHVSSIRGFYGQTTAFRKETVKNNVVVMAETPGRDEAKYIHGNLGEGFFTFYGGHDPEDYTHRVGDPPTELDLFPNSPGYRLILNNILFPAAQQKEMQTMRLMEHFDGFVQR from the coding sequence ATGACTCCCAAAAAAATTACCGGAATGATTCCCTTTGTGTTGCTGCTGGCCATGGCACTGACCGCAGCGGTACCGGCGCTGTCGCCTCAGGCAGAATCGCGAGCGCAGTCCGGCTATGTGCTGATTCCCATGGATGACGGCCAGCGCAATCACCTCAAGGCATACGGGATCATGTTTCAGCACCTCGAAGACGGTCACACCGGCAAATGGCTGCTCAACTACCGCGGCGGGAGTTTCCTTACACCCCGGACCGAGGAAATTGTGCGCCGCAGCCGGGTTCGCGGGGTTTCGGTCGAAGAAATTTCATCAGCACGTGCAGAGCAGATCATTGAGGAAGTGGAACGTCCGAATGTGAACATGGCGGTCATGGAGCTTGAAAAAGCCCCGAAAATCGCGGTTTACACGCCCGATCATGCCCTGCCGTGGGACGATGCGGTGACCCTGGCGCTGACCTACGCCGAAGTTCCCTACGAGACCATTTACAACGAAGAAGTACTTGCCGGCGAACTGGATGAGTACGACTGGCTGCACCTGCATCACGAGGATTTCACCGGTCAGCACGGCAAATTCTGGGCCGCTTACCGCAACGAACCGTGGTACATCCGCCAGGTCCGCGATCTGGAAGAGATGGCAGCCGACCTGGGCTACGACAAGGTCCCGGACATGAAAAAGTCGGTGGTATGGACCATCCGTGAATACATCGAGCAGGGCGGATTTCTCTTTGCGATGTGCTCGGGAACCGATACCTTCGACATCGCCCTGGCAGCAATGGAGGTGGATATCGTACCGACCGAGCTGGACGGCGACCCTGCCGATCCGGATGCCAACGAGCGCCTCGATTTTTCGAACACACTTGCGTTCAAGGATTTCGAAGTCACCCTGGACCCCGCCGAATACCGCCACGGCAACATCGACATTCTGGATGTGCAGCAGCGCATGGCCGAGGTGGATGAAGAGATGGACTACTTTACGCTTTTCAATTTTTCAGCCAAGTGGGACCCCGTTCCTTCGATGCTCACGCAGAACCATGTCAGCAGCATCAGGGGTTTTTACGGGCAGACGACGGCTTTCCGCAAGGAGACCGTCAAAAACAACGTGGTGGTCATGGCTGAAACCCCGGGAAGGGATGAAGCCAAGTATATCCATGGAAACCTGGGCGAGGGCTTTTTCACCTTTTACGGCGGACACGATCCCGAAGACTACACCCATCGCGTCGGTGACCCGCCGACTGAACTGGACCTGTTCCCGAACAGCCCCGGTTACCGTCTGATTCTCAACAACATATTGTTCCCGGCAGCTCAGCAGAAAGAGATGCAGACCATGCGGCTGATGGAGCATTTCGACGGATTTGTGCAGCGCTGA
- the mazG gene encoding nucleoside triphosphate pyrophosphohydrolase, giving the protein MAENRKPTRNFSDLVEIMTILRKECPWDRKQTHESIKDLMVEEIYEAIEAIDDNDPDELRKELGDLLLHVVFQTEIARESGRFDIGDVIWTIQEKLIRRHPHVFEDTDAADSETVKRNWEDLKMKEGERKSVLQGVPDTLPALIKAYRMQDKAAGVGFDWKSWKLAWPKLQEEIEEFRQAAEKGSEEERNEEFGDLLFSMVNVGRLMGINAEDALRMTNRKFKYRFQHIEKVINGEGKNMRDTSLEEMDRIWDAAKGKSKSKKGSGK; this is encoded by the coding sequence ATGGCCGAAAACCGAAAACCGACACGAAATTTTTCCGATCTTGTTGAAATAATGACCATCCTCCGCAAGGAGTGTCCGTGGGACCGAAAGCAAACCCACGAGTCGATCAAGGATCTGATGGTCGAAGAAATCTATGAGGCAATTGAAGCCATAGATGATAACGATCCCGATGAGCTGCGAAAAGAGCTCGGGGATCTGCTCCTCCACGTTGTCTTTCAAACCGAAATTGCCCGGGAATCCGGCCGTTTCGACATCGGAGACGTCATCTGGACCATCCAGGAAAAGCTCATACGCCGTCACCCGCATGTTTTTGAGGATACGGATGCCGCCGACTCAGAAACCGTCAAGCGCAACTGGGAAGACCTCAAAATGAAGGAAGGCGAGCGAAAGTCGGTCCTGCAGGGCGTTCCCGACACCCTTCCCGCGCTAATCAAGGCTTACCGCATGCAGGATAAGGCCGCCGGGGTCGGATTTGACTGGAAAAGCTGGAAGCTCGCCTGGCCCAAGCTGCAGGAGGAGATTGAAGAGTTCCGTCAGGCGGCCGAAAAGGGCAGCGAAGAGGAGCGGAACGAAGAATTCGGCGATCTGCTTTTTTCAATGGTAAATGTGGGACGCCTGATGGGTATCAACGCCGAGGATGCGCTTCGGATGACCAACCGAAAGTTCAAATACCGGTTTCAGCATATCGAGAAAGTGATCAACGGGGAGGGTAAAAATATGAGGGATACCTCCCTGGAAGAGATGGACCGGATCTGGGATGCCGCCAAGGGCAAGTCAAAAAGCAAAAAAGGCAGCGGAAAATAG
- a CDS encoding ribonuclease E inhibitor RraB, producing MGKMRAKIKHPEETGTVRQHGAHFIYGGPSAEKMIVFYIELYGESSAYYLAARLQKEHWDVHVMPTGSSWVLLAKAVLTPDHQTITDLCDYLSDLSEFYGGSFKRWELDTYH from the coding sequence ATGGGGAAAATGAGAGCAAAAATAAAACATCCGGAAGAGACCGGCACTGTTCGTCAGCACGGAGCACATTTTATCTATGGCGGTCCGTCAGCTGAAAAAATGATCGTGTTTTATATTGAACTGTATGGGGAAAGTTCCGCATATTACCTGGCAGCCCGATTGCAGAAAGAGCATTGGGATGTACATGTAATGCCCACAGGTTCCAGCTGGGTGCTGCTTGCCAAAGCGGTCCTTACACCGGATCACCAGACCATTACCGATCTGTGTGATTATCTGTCCGATCTTTCGGAGTTCTATGGCGGATCTTTCAAGCGGTGGGAGCTGGACACATACCACTAA
- a CDS encoding citrate/2-methylcitrate synthase: protein MTKQAHANIDTDKYPHINRGLDGIIAFSSTKSAIDGEKGELNYAGYNIDTLAENASFEEVAFLLWNDRLPKADELEELNKQLRAERDLPEPVLEYIRTTDKNAEPMSVLRTATSMLADFDDEATDNSPEANMRKSIRMTARMPAIIAAFSRVRDGKEIVAPLKEGSIAYDFLYMLNGERPGEKAEKVMDICLILHAEHGMNASTFVCRAICSTESEIYSGVTGACGSLKGPLHGGANTAVMNMLLNLDKDADVEAFIRERLAERKKVMGFGHRVYRTIDPRAKHLQKMSKQLAEETDTVYLYEWSDKIQQVMKDEKNIDPNVDFFSATVYYSMGIKPDLFTCIFAMSRVTGWTAHFMEQAENNRLIRPRQLYVGEKNQPWTPIEKR, encoded by the coding sequence ATGACCAAGCAAGCTCATGCCAACATTGACACCGACAAGTATCCGCATATTAACCGGGGACTCGACGGAATCATCGCTTTTTCATCCACAAAAAGTGCCATTGACGGCGAAAAAGGCGAACTGAACTATGCCGGATACAACATCGATACCCTGGCAGAGAACGCCAGCTTCGAGGAGGTCGCATTTCTTCTCTGGAATGACCGCCTGCCCAAGGCTGACGAACTGGAAGAGCTGAACAAGCAGCTCAGAGCCGAAAGGGATCTTCCGGAGCCCGTGCTTGAATACATCCGCACTACCGACAAGAATGCCGAGCCGATGTCCGTGCTTCGCACAGCCACTTCCATGCTGGCCGATTTCGATGATGAAGCCACTGACAACAGTCCCGAAGCCAACATGCGCAAATCCATCCGCATGACCGCCAGAATGCCGGCTATCATCGCCGCGTTCTCAAGAGTGCGCGACGGCAAAGAGATTGTAGCTCCGTTGAAAGAAGGCAGCATTGCCTACGATTTTCTGTATATGCTCAACGGTGAACGTCCGGGAGAGAAAGCCGAAAAGGTGATGGATATCTGCCTGATTCTCCATGCCGAGCACGGCATGAATGCATCGACATTCGTCTGCCGGGCTATCTGTTCCACCGAATCCGAAATTTATTCCGGTGTAACCGGAGCATGCGGCTCCCTGAAAGGTCCCCTTCACGGCGGCGCCAACACCGCGGTTATGAACATGCTGCTCAATCTTGACAAAGACGCCGATGTGGAAGCGTTCATCAGGGAGCGGCTGGCCGAGCGAAAAAAAGTCATGGGATTCGGCCACCGGGTCTACCGCACGATCGATCCGCGGGCCAAACATCTTCAGAAAATGTCCAAACAGCTGGCCGAAGAGACCGACACCGTTTATCTCTATGAATGGTCGGACAAGATCCAGCAGGTTATGAAGGATGAGAAAAACATTGATCCCAACGTCGATTTCTTCTCGGCAACGGTTTACTACTCGATGGGCATCAAACCGGATCTGTTTACCTGTATCTTTGCCATGAGCCGCGTGACCGGCTGGACGGCCCACTTCATGGAGCAGGCTGAAAACAACCGGCTGATCCGTCCGCGGCAGCTGTATGTCGGCGAAAAGAACCAGCCCTGGACTCCCATAGAAAAAAGGTAA
- a CDS encoding GH3 family domain-containing protein: MPSNVESAQKKELAGLLKKGSRTEYGKRFGFSDIDDFEAFADKVPMSTYDDIEPYIERMKKGGKNLIWPGRIHNFAVSAGTTGKGKHIPLSEDRLRSDQRFMRKVMFSYMSQRPNMLPFFMGSHVSLPGNIERLDPGSNVRLGEISAYLAKLSPGWLSLFQVRSPQTMIREEWTSKFDRTLEKAVRSDVRKMVAIPSWALRFFQRALELTGKKYIREIWPNFRLLICGGEALNTYRPHFNQLLEGLNMDYIENYGASESYFAFSDDLNRSDLLLTVDNGVFYEWIPNPKETKDNLLQQKTVPTWEVEKGVPYALVVSSNSGLWRYLINDVIEFTDTGQPRIQVVGRVSEIFDKFGEAVESHEAQSALEKSAEQTGATFSVFTMGGLIDPEIGAPRHFWFVQWVDQPDDPEKFTKLLDENLGEINRHYYNRRTSMGIHPPVILDLTKNAMYKWREKHQELHAQTKMPRIINDEDKIKDMIALCRATDQDKVRPDQT, from the coding sequence ATGCCATCTAACGTTGAATCGGCGCAAAAGAAAGAACTGGCCGGACTCCTGAAAAAAGGCTCACGAACCGAGTACGGAAAACGCTTCGGATTCTCTGATATCGATGATTTTGAAGCATTTGCCGACAAGGTTCCCATGTCCACCTATGACGACATCGAGCCGTACATTGAACGGATGAAAAAAGGGGGAAAAAACCTGATCTGGCCCGGCCGCATACACAACTTTGCCGTCTCGGCCGGAACCACGGGCAAGGGCAAGCATATTCCGCTCAGCGAAGACCGCTTGCGCAGCGATCAGCGGTTCATGCGAAAGGTGATGTTTTCCTACATGAGTCAGCGTCCGAACATGCTGCCGTTTTTCATGGGCAGCCATGTCAGCCTTCCCGGCAATATCGAACGGCTCGACCCCGGCTCTAATGTCCGGCTCGGTGAAATCAGTGCCTATCTGGCCAAGCTCTCACCGGGATGGCTCTCCCTGTTCCAGGTGCGCTCGCCCCAGACGATGATCCGCGAGGAGTGGACTTCCAAATTTGACCGTACCCTGGAAAAAGCTGTCAGGTCGGATGTGCGCAAGATGGTCGCCATCCCCTCGTGGGCATTGCGGTTCTTTCAGCGCGCCCTTGAACTGACCGGGAAAAAGTACATCCGTGAAATATGGCCCAACTTCCGGCTGCTGATCTGCGGCGGCGAGGCTTTGAATACCTATCGGCCCCATTTCAACCAGCTTCTCGAAGGGCTGAATATGGACTACATCGAAAACTACGGTGCCTCCGAATCCTATTTTGCCTTCAGTGACGATCTCAATCGGTCGGATTTGCTGCTGACCGTGGACAACGGGGTGTTCTACGAATGGATTCCCAATCCGAAAGAGACCAAAGATAACCTCCTGCAGCAAAAAACGGTACCCACCTGGGAGGTCGAAAAAGGCGTGCCGTACGCCCTGGTGGTCAGCAGCAACTCCGGACTCTGGCGATATCTGATCAACGATGTGATTGAGTTTACCGATACCGGACAGCCGCGCATCCAGGTGGTCGGACGGGTATCCGAGATTTTTGACAAATTCGGCGAGGCCGTGGAGTCGCATGAGGCGCAGTCGGCCCTTGAAAAATCGGCAGAACAGACCGGCGCCACATTTTCGGTCTTTACGATGGGCGGGCTGATTGATCCCGAAATCGGCGCCCCTCGCCATTTCTGGTTTGTTCAGTGGGTCGACCAGCCGGATGATCCCGAAAAGTTTACCAAACTCCTCGATGAAAACCTCGGTGAGATCAACCGGCACTACTACAACCGCCGGACCAGCATGGGTATTCATCCGCCGGTGATCCTGGACCTGACCAAAAATGCCATGTACAAATGGCGGGAAAAGCATCAGGAGCTGCACGCACAGACCAAAATGCCCCGCATCATCAACGATGAGGACAAGATAAAGGATATGATCGCGCTGTGCCGCGCGACCGATCAGGACAAGGTCAGGCCCGATCAGACGTGA